The following are encoded together in the Pedobacter steynii genome:
- a CDS encoding MarR family winged helix-turn-helix transcriptional regulator, with the protein MYYDLIIEVIDLIKIYEQESEPYHQDPYLFGQWLNEYYQKKGHPTIPEPEWDGKVNGRSADSVINTSLVHLYKYARLHAKAAIANTSFSTPDEFIYLISLVSFGSMSKTALIRLNIHEKSAGMQIVNRLISNGLVEQAALDSDKRNRMIHITAKGTQLLNESMQNIRIASMKVTEPLSHQEKMDLIRLLTKLENFHEEKTRGQL; encoded by the coding sequence ATGTATTACGATTTAATAATTGAGGTAATCGATCTGATTAAAATTTACGAACAGGAATCTGAACCTTATCATCAGGATCCTTATTTATTCGGACAATGGTTAAATGAATATTATCAAAAAAAAGGGCATCCAACGATTCCCGAGCCTGAATGGGATGGAAAAGTAAACGGACGATCCGCTGATAGCGTGATCAATACCTCCCTGGTTCACCTGTATAAATATGCCAGGTTGCATGCCAAAGCAGCGATAGCCAATACCTCCTTTTCTACACCAGACGAATTTATCTACCTAATCAGCCTGGTTTCCTTCGGAAGTATGTCTAAAACAGCACTCATCCGACTAAATATTCATGAAAAATCTGCCGGAATGCAAATTGTAAACAGGTTAATCAGCAATGGATTAGTAGAACAGGCTGCGTTAGATAGTGATAAGCGAAACCGAATGATCCACATCACAGCAAAAGGAACTCAGCTTTTAAATGAAAGCATGCAAAATATAAGAATTGCCTCCATGAAGGTAACTGAACCGCTATCCCATCAGGAAAAAATGGACCTGATCCGGTTACTGACAAAACTTGAAAACTTTCACGAGGAAAAAACAAGAGGTCAGCTGTAA
- a CDS encoding phytoene desaturase family protein, with translation MSVHQQKEGPEIAVIGSGFAGISAAAYLAKQGYRVDVYEKNADIGGRARQLITPNGYVFDMGPSWYWMPEVFEQFFNDFGYKAADFYELQLLDPGFSVVFGADEVLNIPANFEELCQLFEATENGSAAKLKSFLTEAAYKYRIGIGKLVYKPGLSLLEFADAELVKGLFKLQVFTSFSSHVKKYFKDPRLIALMEFPVLFLGAMPEDTPALYSLMNYAGLKLGTWYPKGGFGKVIQAMKEVAEKQGAMFHTNAAVTALDVKGKHIVNLTSAKGTKDYAGIIAAADYHHVEEKLLNQTYRNYSEKYWDNKVFAPSCLIFYLGVKTKVGRLNHHTLFFDEDLKQHSQEIYKDAQWPTKPLFYVCCPSVTDPSVAPAGQENLFILMPLAPDLKDPEAIREQYFNLILDRLESYTGTAIREQLDYKKSYCVSDFISDYNSYKGNAYGLANTLMQTANLKPSLKNKKIENLFYAGQLTVPGPGVPPSIISGNIAAQQLIKHLNK, from the coding sequence ATGTCAGTTCATCAACAAAAAGAAGGTCCGGAAATAGCGGTAATTGGTTCAGGATTTGCCGGAATCAGCGCTGCGGCCTATCTCGCAAAGCAAGGTTACCGGGTAGATGTTTATGAGAAAAACGCAGATATTGGTGGAAGGGCCCGCCAACTTATTACCCCAAATGGCTATGTGTTCGACATGGGCCCAAGCTGGTACTGGATGCCTGAGGTATTCGAGCAGTTTTTTAATGACTTTGGCTATAAAGCCGCAGATTTTTATGAGCTACAATTACTCGATCCCGGCTTTAGCGTAGTTTTCGGCGCGGATGAAGTACTCAACATCCCAGCTAATTTTGAAGAATTGTGTCAGCTGTTTGAAGCTACAGAAAACGGAAGCGCCGCTAAACTAAAAAGTTTCTTAACCGAAGCAGCATACAAATACAGAATAGGAATTGGGAAACTGGTTTATAAGCCTGGCCTTTCCCTACTGGAGTTTGCAGATGCGGAGCTGGTAAAAGGTTTGTTTAAACTACAGGTTTTTACTTCTTTCAGTTCCCATGTAAAAAAGTACTTCAAAGACCCCAGGCTTATCGCTTTAATGGAATTCCCGGTACTCTTTCTGGGTGCCATGCCCGAAGATACACCGGCACTATACAGCCTGATGAACTATGCAGGTCTCAAGCTGGGCACCTGGTATCCCAAAGGCGGCTTCGGAAAAGTGATCCAGGCGATGAAAGAAGTTGCAGAAAAACAAGGGGCAATGTTTCATACCAATGCAGCTGTCACTGCACTTGACGTAAAGGGAAAACACATTGTCAATTTAACCTCTGCAAAAGGAACAAAGGATTATGCAGGTATTATTGCAGCTGCCGATTACCATCACGTTGAGGAAAAACTCCTGAATCAGACTTACAGAAACTATTCTGAAAAATATTGGGACAATAAAGTTTTTGCCCCCTCCTGCCTCATTTTTTATCTCGGCGTAAAAACTAAAGTAGGTCGGCTAAACCACCATACTTTGTTTTTTGATGAAGATTTAAAACAGCATTCCCAGGAGATTTACAAAGATGCACAATGGCCCACAAAGCCTTTATTTTATGTGTGCTGTCCAAGTGTTACCGATCCCTCAGTTGCCCCTGCCGGACAGGAGAACTTATTTATTCTAATGCCCCTTGCACCAGACCTGAAGGATCCTGAAGCCATCCGGGAACAATATTTTAATCTGATCCTGGACCGGCTCGAATCCTATACGGGTACCGCTATACGTGAGCAGCTGGATTATAAGAAAAGTTATTGCGTAAGTGATTTCATTTCAGATTACAACTCCTACAAAGGGAATGCCTACGGACTGGCAAATACGCTGATGCAAACAGCAAACCTAAAACCCTCTTTAAAGAATAAGAAAATAGAAAACCTGTTCTACGCCGGACAATTGACCGTTCCGGGCCCTGGAGTTCCACCCTCCATCATCTCAGGAAACATAGCCGCTCAACAACTTATAAAGCACCTAAATAAATAA
- a CDS encoding phytoene/squalene synthase family protein yields the protein MKEIFDKLSAACSEMITKRYSTSFSLGIYFLNERLRKPIYSIYGFVRLADEIVDSFHDFDKITLLAKFKRDCYEAIEEGISLNPILNSFQEVVNKYDIDKELIELFLQSMEMDLKQEFYTPEKYDQYILGSAQVVGLMCLQVFTEGDKTQYEKLKDSAMSLGSAFQKVNFLRDVNADYYTLNRTYFPNVNLSAFSNIEKKQIEEEIETEFKLALIGIRELPASAKNGVYLAYVYYKELFNKIKNSTAEKVMSQRIRISSAHKFGLMFDSIIRYKTNTI from the coding sequence ATGAAAGAGATATTCGATAAATTATCAGCAGCATGCAGCGAAATGATTACCAAACGGTATAGCACCAGCTTTTCATTGGGTATTTATTTTTTAAACGAAAGGCTACGGAAGCCCATCTATTCCATCTATGGCTTCGTCCGACTGGCAGACGAAATCGTGGATAGCTTCCATGATTTCGACAAAATCACCTTACTCGCTAAGTTTAAAAGAGATTGCTATGAGGCTATTGAAGAGGGAATCAGCTTGAATCCCATCCTCAACTCTTTTCAGGAAGTGGTGAACAAATACGACATCGACAAAGAGCTGATAGAATTGTTTCTTCAAAGCATGGAAATGGATCTTAAGCAGGAGTTTTATACTCCGGAAAAATATGATCAGTACATTCTGGGTTCCGCTCAGGTAGTGGGTTTAATGTGTTTACAGGTCTTTACCGAAGGAGATAAAACACAATACGAAAAACTAAAGGATTCTGCGATGAGTCTGGGTTCTGCATTTCAAAAAGTAAACTTCCTCCGAGATGTCAACGCTGATTACTATACCTTAAACCGCACCTATTTTCCAAATGTGAATTTATCCGCTTTCTCCAACATTGAAAAAAAGCAGATCGAGGAAGAAATAGAAACAGAATTTAAATTGGCATTGATTGGCATCCGGGAATTGCCTGCATCCGCCAAAAATGGAGTTTACCTGGCCTATGTGTATTATAAAGAGTTGTTCAATAAGATTAAAAACAGTACAGCAGAGAAGGTAATGTCTCAAAGGATCCGGATTTCCAGTGCGCATAAGTTCGGATTGATGTTTGATTCTATCATCCGTTATAAGACCAATACCATATGA